The following are encoded in a window of Salmo trutta chromosome 9, fSalTru1.1, whole genome shotgun sequence genomic DNA:
- the LOC115200191 gene encoding oxysterol-binding protein 2 isoform X3 translates to MKGRGCWEPGTVRSFCNSGCLSKLNQGQYSSYSSASGGDSLHTPLTPPRRKTSACHLLHLVCLGDDSGDEEPTTQSDRSEGIQGTLKTLISKLDDLSTCNDLIAKHGAALQRSLSELEALRVPVEGGEKIKGVNERATLFRITSNAMINACRDFLDLAETHSRRWQRALQYEREQRIHLEETIEQLAKQHNSLERAWREAPTLSVNTPSSPTTKKGGSERPQKGEASDEDEDTEYFDAMEDSPAFITVTATENTQHRCSQSNLCGVSGGHTNDWNQDNVSPSCKDSGKELQPLRKRRSRIPDKPNYSLNLWSIMKNCIGKELSKIPMPVNFNEPLSMLQRLTEDLEYHELLDKAACCESSLEQLCLVAAFSVSSYSTTVHRTAKPFNPLLGETYELDRLDDLGYRSLCEQVSHHPPAAAHHVISQRGWTLWQQITISSKFRGKYLSIMPLGAIHLQFHSSENHYVWRKVISTVHNIIVGKLWIDQSGDIEIVNHRTKETCQLKFSPYSYFSRDVPRKVTGVVSDSGGQAHYILSGTWDDKIESSKIVQSSKGGSGSEGKQKTVYQTLSPKLLWKKYPLPDNAENMYFFSSLALTLNEPEDGVGLTDSRLRPDQRLMEAGRWDEANSEKQRLEEKQRAVRRRREAEATDALDNGREYEGFQPQWFHKRKNDITGETTFVYKGGYWEAKDSQDWSTCSEIF, encoded by the exons ATGAAGGGCCGGGGCTGCTGGGAACCAGGGACGGTCCGCTCCTTCTGCAACTCGGGCTGCCTCAGTAAACTGAACCAGGGTCAGTACAGCAGCTACAGCTCAGCCTCAGGAGGAGACAGCCTCCACACTCCTCTCACACCACCCAGGAGGAAAACTTCGGCCTGCCACCTCCTCCACCTCGTATGTCTCGGAG ATGACTCAGGGGACGAGGAGCCCACGACCCAGTCAGACCGCAGTGAGGGGATCCAGGGCACTCTGAAGACCCTGATCAGCAAGCTTGATGACCTCAGCACATGTAACGACCTAATCGCCAAGCATGGGGCGGCCCTGCAGCGCTCTCTGAGTGAACTCGAGGCGCTGAGAGTCCccgtggagggaggagagaagatcAAGGGCGTCAACGAGCGAGCCACCCTCTTCCGCATCACCTCGAATGCTATGATCAAT GCGTGCCGCGACTTCCTGGACCTAGCGGAGACCCACAGCAGGAGATGGCAGCGGGCGCTGCAGTATGAGAGAGAGCAGCGTATCCACCTGGAGGAGACCATAGAGCAGCTAGCCAAGCAACACAACAGTCTGGAGAGAGCCTGGAGAGAGGCCCCCACACTCTCCGTCAACACACCCAGCTCCCCCACCACCAAGAAGG GAGGGAGTGAGAGGCCTCAGAAAGGGGAGGCGAGTGATGAAGATGAGGATACGGAATACTTTGACGCCATGGAGGACTCCCCTGCCTTTATCACAGTAACCGCCACTGAGAACACCCAGCACAG GTGTTCTCAGAGTAACCTGTGTGGAGTGAGTGGAGGCCATACCAATGATTGGAACCAGGACAAT GTGTCTCCTAGCTGTAAGGATTCCGGGAAGGAGCTGCAGCCCCTCAGAAAGAGGCGGAGCCGCATCCCAGACAAGCCCAACTACTCCCTCAACCTGTGgagcatcatgaagaactgcATCggcaaagagctctccaagatccccatgcct GTGAACTTCAACGAGCCTCTGTCCATGCTGCAGCGGCTGACAGAGGACCTGGAGTACCATGAGCTGCTGGACAAGGCGGCGTGCTGCGAGAGCTCCCTGGAGCAGCTGTGTCTGGTGGCAGCCTTCTCTGTGTCCTCCTACTCCACCACCGTCCACCGCACGGCCAAGCCCTTCAACCCCCTGCTGGGGGAGACCTACGAGCTGGACCGGCTGGACGACTTGGGCTACCGCTCGCTGTGTGAGCag GTGAGCCATCACCCCCCAGCAGCAGCTCACCATGTGATTTCTCAGCGAGGCTGGACCCTCTGGCAGCAAATCACCATATCCAGCAAGTTCCGTGGCAAATACCTCTCCATAATGCCTCTGG GTGCCATTCACCTGCAGTTCCACTCCAGTGAGAACCACTATGTGTGGAGGAAGGTAATCTCCACCGTGCACAACATCATCGTGGGCAAGCTGTGGATTGACCAG TCAGGGGACATTGAGATAGTCAACCACAGGACCAAGGAGACGTGCCAGCTCAAGTTCTCCCCCTACAGCTATTTCTCCAGGGATGTCCCACGCAAG gtGACAGGGGTGGTGTCAGACAGTGGAGGGCAGGCCCACTACATCCTGTCTGGCACGTGGGACGATAAGATCGAGAGCTCCAAGATCGTCCAGAGCAGCAAAGGGGGCAGCGGCTCCGAGGGCAAGCAGAAGACTGtctaccagaccctgtcccccaaaCTACTGTGGAAGAAATACCCTCTCCC GGATAACGCTGAGAACATGTACTTCTTCTCCTCGCTGGCGCTGACGTTGAATGAGCCTGAGGATGGGGTGGGGCTGACGGACAGCCGGCTGAGACCGGACCAGAGGCTGATGGAGGCAGGGAGATGGGACGAGGCCAACTCTGAGAAACAGAGAttagaggagaaacagagagctgtgaggaggaggagagaggcagaggccaCAGACGCACTAGACAACG
- the LOC115200191 gene encoding oxysterol-binding protein 2 isoform X4 translates to MAFCRITDDSGDEEPTTQSDRSEGIQGTLKTLISKLDDLSTCNDLIAKHGAALQRSLSELEALRVPVEGGEKIKGVNERATLFRITSNAMINACRDFLDLAETHSRRWQRALQYEREQRIHLEETIEQLAKQHNSLERAWREAPTLSVNTPSSPTTKKGGSERPQKGEASDEDEDTEYFDAMEDSPAFITVTATENTQHRCSQSNLCGVSGGHTNDWNQDNVSPSCKDSGKELQPLRKRRSRIPDKPNYSLNLWSIMKNCIGKELSKIPMPVNFNEPLSMLQRLTEDLEYHELLDKAACCESSLEQLCLVAAFSVSSYSTTVHRTAKPFNPLLGETYELDRLDDLGYRSLCEQVSHHPPAAAHHVISQRGWTLWQQITISSKFRGKYLSIMPLGAIHLQFHSSENHYVWRKVISTVHNIIVGKLWIDQSGDIEIVNHRTKETCQLKFSPYSYFSRDVPRKVTGVVSDSGGQAHYILSGTWDDKIESSKIVQSSKGGSGSEGKQKTVYQTLSPKLLWKKYPLPDNAENMYFFSSLALTLNEPEDGVGLTDSRLRPDQRLMEAGRWDEANSEKQRLEEKQRAVRRRREAEATDALDNGREYEGFQPQWFHKRKNDITGETTFVYKGGYWEAKDSQDWSTCSEIF, encoded by the exons ATGACTCAGGGGACGAGGAGCCCACGACCCAGTCAGACCGCAGTGAGGGGATCCAGGGCACTCTGAAGACCCTGATCAGCAAGCTTGATGACCTCAGCACATGTAACGACCTAATCGCCAAGCATGGGGCGGCCCTGCAGCGCTCTCTGAGTGAACTCGAGGCGCTGAGAGTCCccgtggagggaggagagaagatcAAGGGCGTCAACGAGCGAGCCACCCTCTTCCGCATCACCTCGAATGCTATGATCAAT GCGTGCCGCGACTTCCTGGACCTAGCGGAGACCCACAGCAGGAGATGGCAGCGGGCGCTGCAGTATGAGAGAGAGCAGCGTATCCACCTGGAGGAGACCATAGAGCAGCTAGCCAAGCAACACAACAGTCTGGAGAGAGCCTGGAGAGAGGCCCCCACACTCTCCGTCAACACACCCAGCTCCCCCACCACCAAGAAGG GAGGGAGTGAGAGGCCTCAGAAAGGGGAGGCGAGTGATGAAGATGAGGATACGGAATACTTTGACGCCATGGAGGACTCCCCTGCCTTTATCACAGTAACCGCCACTGAGAACACCCAGCACAG GTGTTCTCAGAGTAACCTGTGTGGAGTGAGTGGAGGCCATACCAATGATTGGAACCAGGACAAT GTGTCTCCTAGCTGTAAGGATTCCGGGAAGGAGCTGCAGCCCCTCAGAAAGAGGCGGAGCCGCATCCCAGACAAGCCCAACTACTCCCTCAACCTGTGgagcatcatgaagaactgcATCggcaaagagctctccaagatccccatgcct GTGAACTTCAACGAGCCTCTGTCCATGCTGCAGCGGCTGACAGAGGACCTGGAGTACCATGAGCTGCTGGACAAGGCGGCGTGCTGCGAGAGCTCCCTGGAGCAGCTGTGTCTGGTGGCAGCCTTCTCTGTGTCCTCCTACTCCACCACCGTCCACCGCACGGCCAAGCCCTTCAACCCCCTGCTGGGGGAGACCTACGAGCTGGACCGGCTGGACGACTTGGGCTACCGCTCGCTGTGTGAGCag GTGAGCCATCACCCCCCAGCAGCAGCTCACCATGTGATTTCTCAGCGAGGCTGGACCCTCTGGCAGCAAATCACCATATCCAGCAAGTTCCGTGGCAAATACCTCTCCATAATGCCTCTGG GTGCCATTCACCTGCAGTTCCACTCCAGTGAGAACCACTATGTGTGGAGGAAGGTAATCTCCACCGTGCACAACATCATCGTGGGCAAGCTGTGGATTGACCAG TCAGGGGACATTGAGATAGTCAACCACAGGACCAAGGAGACGTGCCAGCTCAAGTTCTCCCCCTACAGCTATTTCTCCAGGGATGTCCCACGCAAG gtGACAGGGGTGGTGTCAGACAGTGGAGGGCAGGCCCACTACATCCTGTCTGGCACGTGGGACGATAAGATCGAGAGCTCCAAGATCGTCCAGAGCAGCAAAGGGGGCAGCGGCTCCGAGGGCAAGCAGAAGACTGtctaccagaccctgtcccccaaaCTACTGTGGAAGAAATACCCTCTCCC GGATAACGCTGAGAACATGTACTTCTTCTCCTCGCTGGCGCTGACGTTGAATGAGCCTGAGGATGGGGTGGGGCTGACGGACAGCCGGCTGAGACCGGACCAGAGGCTGATGGAGGCAGGGAGATGGGACGAGGCCAACTCTGAGAAACAGAGAttagaggagaaacagagagctgtgaggaggaggagagaggcagaggccaCAGACGCACTAGACAACG